In the Hydractinia symbiolongicarpus strain clone_291-10 chromosome 13, HSymV2.1, whole genome shotgun sequence genome, atcattttttgtttcttttttgtttctgtgGCCTCCAGTGTAAaaaatccactaactataggtttttgtgattttctgagATAGCtatagattattattattattactattattatttgaAGCCTGTACCCTCCTGTTGTATTAgctgtatattatttttttgaattagtTTAGTAAAATATGCTGTTTTATGCACTGGTTTTGGTTTTACCTATCACAAGTTGTTTACAATGTGACAAACTATTGATGGGAcagtttttttgtaatttaccaGAAATAGACATTGAAACACAAGCAGAAAAAGGatgtgcaaaaaataaaactgtaaaAGTTGAATGTCGACTTGCAGAAGGTATATTCTGTGATGAAGCAATAAACACTGGCAACTATTCCAAATTCTTCAAAGACGCACCTTGCAGATATGTAGATGGGAAGTCATTTAATACTGCtttattattgtcaatttttcttGGGGTGTTTGGTATTGACCGCTTTTATCTGGGATATCCAGCTATTggaatatttaaattttgtactcttggattttttatgatttttcaatttattgatGTTGTCTTGATAGCAACACAAGTTTTAAAACCAGCAGATGGTTCCGACTATGTAATGGATTATTTTGGACACAGATTAACAAGAATTGTTTTAAACAATGACACATATTGTCTGCCCCCTTGAAATCCAATGCAATCATTGATGGAATGCCATGCATGGATACCGCAAAGATGCCTTTTGGGTCAAACAAGACAAAAAACTTGGGTTTGTTGTGATATAATGAAAGTATAATCACTAGAGTAAACTATTGAAATGGAAATGGActttaatatacttttttaacacaagaatattattttttcatttgccATCAAATAAATTTGATTTATGTAATACTACATACAAAAGTATTGAGGTGATTTGTCCATGATTAAAGGCAATTGACTAAATGTTCTATACACCttgctttttattattttttatttaaaaaaaagagagtTCAAAGGTATTGACATTTTAGAAAATGTGTGTTGCTATTGTAATATCTTTTAAAATGCTCTTGTATGGtaacaatttattttgtttaaaacagtTATACTTTTCTGATACAGGtgctatatataaataattagcTATGGGGAACATCTATACAGTTGGTCCAAATGAAGCTCTTGTTGTTTCTGGTAAGtcgaaaattattatttaataataTTATGCAAAAATGAAATGTGATGGTTTTCTGTGTGtcaaaatcataaaaatataaatgttttatAGTATATActatataacattttttgttattaggatgttttaaattttaaagaaaagttgTAAGCAACATTCTCAGTAACCTTACTTAAATGCGTTATTCTAACTAGatagaaaaaattgttttctctAAATATACTGTTAAGTACAGAAATGATTATAAAGCACAAATTTTGTGTCAAAAATGCAAAAGTTTAGATTCTGGAAAAATGTAAgagacgtttttttaaatttccatgTGCTTAGCTTCGATGTTTTGCTAAATTCTTTTAGAATTAGATATGATCCTTGATTAtcatatttttgcaaatttttatgaaaatcatTTAATTGGAAGTGTTTGCCATGGTGATAAAGGGTGCATTTTGTCTTCTGTTGTTAACTTTGGGAGATGTGTACAGTATGTGTGCAATAATTAACTTGTGCAATTACAGTAGTCTATCTATTGCTTTGAAGTTAATGCGCAAAAATCAGTACGAATAAGACTTTCTGAAATCAAATGATATCAGCAGTTCTGCACAtctattgaatttgaaatgtTCTTATCTTGTTTTAGGTGGTTGTTTTGGTCAACGAGTAAAAAGGACTATCGTTGGTGGCTGGGCATGGGCATGGGCTTGTGTATCAGACGTACAAtcgtaagtgtttttttttttttgcttttgaaaaaacaatatgATAGGTCAACATGTCaattttattagaaaataaTGAATTCTACTATAATAACGTATCAGTTTCATCTGATTACTAGCTAAATAACCAATCAGATTAACTGCATGGTGACCCTGGTCCAAGAGATTCTTGAAAAACCCTGGGAAAAGAAGTTTGTCCTGCTAAATCTTGAAAAATCATGGAATTTTGACAAACAATTAAATAAGAATACTTTAGAATCcaacaaattcaattttttttttttattctaaatttcTTGGAAATTTTGTCctgcaaaataagaaaaatgcctGCTATATCCTGCAATTTCAATTTATCTTGGGTCTATCTGAAGTTACCATGGACACCCACTTTAAAGTAGGTATGAGAATATAAGAGTTGACTCTCAAATAATCAGGTAACCATGTGATAACACTAAGTTTTAGTTTCAAATGTTTGTATGTTGCACTTAGAACCCTTATTTTTGCAGAATTTCTTTGGAAATCATGACTCTAAACCCCCGTTGTGACAGCGTTGAAACAGCAAAGGGTGTGGCAGTAACCGTGACAGGTGTTGCGCAGGTAAAGGTTATCAAAGAAGATGATCTGTTAAAAACAGCTTGTGAACAGTTTCTTGGAAGAAATCCAAAAGAAATTGAAGACATTTTGTTGCAGACTTTAGAAGGTCATCTCAGAGCCATTCTTGGAACATTGACTGTGGAAGAAATTTATAAAGGTATttaaacaaaactgttgttgttgAGATTTTTATTTGTACTTTATTTCCTTCAATTTATTGATAAAAAGTAAATCTGTATTGCAACAGAGAATGTAGTTAATTTAACTTCTATTTTTTTGCGTGTATTTTATCAGACCAGCCAAATTTGGAGGGTTTATTGTGCTAGTTGTTTTAGAGCAATTTTCTGTTCATTGCAGTGTAAAATAACCCTCATCATCTAATTTTCTTCTGACCTTTTCTTCAGATCGAGATACCTTTGCTCAGCTTGTTCGTGAAGTTGCATCTCCAGATGTTGGTCGCATGGGAATTGAAATTCTCAGTTTTACCATTAAAGATATTGTTGATAATGTGAATTATTTGGATTCTCTTGGAAAAACACAAACTGCTGTCGTAAAGAAGGAAGCTGATATTGGTGTCGCAGAAGCCAATCGTGATGCTGGTATTAGAGTATGTGCAAATTCCTAACATGTTAATCGTGTTTCTCTCTTCTGCAAAGTAACAAATGATATTGAAGATTATTAAAATCTAATGTTAATTTTGTGCTAGGTATCAAAactttatttgcttaaaaaaggCGTTGGGAGAACCTAGAAATGTGCGCTTGTGTActttatttctgtttttctaTGTGTGTGCAGTTCTTGAACGTTGAGTTTTAAAGATACCCTGTTAAAGTGTATTCCTTTATAAAAAAGATCTTTATACTTATTGTTGCTaaggttgaaaaaataaaaaaagatttaggaTAATAAAATGTTCAATGTTCCTTGTATCATGCGTTCGGCTATGatctataaaaattatttttttctctctaGGAAGCTGAATGTGATAAGGATCGTCAAGACGCCAGGTTTAAGGCTGATACCAGTATTGCTGACTCATCACGGGAATATCAGATGCAGAAAGCTGTATACGACCAGGAGGTGAACACTAAGAAAGCCGAAGCAGAGTTGGCTTATGAACTGCAAGTAAGTTTTCTTGCTATCTGTCAGAGAGTAAAATGTAAACACACTTAGCATACATTCGTAAAATATTGCGcataaaagataaaagtaaacTTTTACTAAACCAAGTTTTAATAAATGTCAGTTActgtttaaaaattacaaagaatgaaCAGAAACTTAACGTTTCATTGAAaaacagtcgtaatgataatgataatataaactTTTATCCCTGTATTGTTTACTTAAATTCTGTTTTAAACAATAGGCTGCGAAAGAACGACAAAGGATTCgaaatgaagaaatagagattgaAGTTATTGAAAGACGAAAGTTGATTCAAGTTGAGGATAAAGAAATCGAACGTCGTGATAGAGAACTTCAAGCTACTGTAAAGTCTCCAGCCGAAGCTGAAAGTTATAAAGTGCAAGCGCTCGCTGAAGCAGCAAAGTATGTAGCAACCTCCTGGTATTTTTGTGCATGtttgattgtttgtttgtttgtttattttaatctaaagttttttttaaaaaaaattgcgctaatagattttttttcataagttTTTTTCTACTAACCGTGTCGTCTGTCATCTACCAAGCTTCGTTTTATCACCATGTGTTAATGTGTTATTCTCTacactagaacaaaaaaagttttggcTGCTCAAGCAGACGCTGAAAAAATTAAGGTATGGTTATGTTGTTCTTTAATTCTTCTTATATTAAATGTCGCTTTACAtaaagaagtttttaaaatacGAAAATTCAGGGTAAATTATCTCCTTACAAAAGGATTTAAGTAACCCTGACATTAAGTTGTGATTTTGTTTGTataatatatgtatatttttcacttttacttTCAACTAACAACTCGCAAATTTGCTAATTTTGCCCCGATttgcgaaagttattttttgccaaGCATTTACACTTTGTGAAGATAAACACTTGCGGGAGAAACATGTTGACTTTTTCTCTCGTATcgtaaaaaaactttgttattcAACATCAGTCTTTCCTCTTTAAGAATTTTCGttataaatctttttatatCTCTTTgtcattcgcaaaaatttaCCTCATACCCACGTGGAAAAGTTTTGCCAATAAGGTTTTGAGTGCTAAGTCAAAGCCAGCTTAACGTAATTTAATCTGCTCGTCTTCTTAGATGATTGGTGCGGCTGAAGCAGCTGCAATTGAAGCAATTGGAAAAGCTGAAGCCGAACGCATGAGACAAAAGGCTGCTGCTTACAAGCAGTATGGAGATGCTGCTTTAATGTCTTTAATCTTAGAAGCTATGCCTAAGGTATATATTCCATCGTTGACATAAAGTAGGTACATGCGTTAAAAATGCACGTTAACTGCAAGGCAAGATAACGGTGCTAAACATGACCCATCTGGGTTTCTTCCTTAGCCTTTGATGGTAGCTGAGTTTCTGGAAAGCTAATTTCTTTTGGACCAAGAAAATGTGTCTTTAAAAATGGGTGcgttggaaaaaaaaattctaaaatatcTTCGAGTCAATTAAATCAGACCTGAATTAAACATTGctaaaagtaacttttttttcagttttaagaATATTACACGAGCAACTAGTACGTTAAGCCGATCATATACATAACGTTCTTACGACGAGCaataaaacacaagtttttaatACTATTAACTTTCATGTAAATGCATTTTGTTTTCTTATAGATTGCTGCAGAGATTGCTGCTCCACTggagaaaacaaaagaaattgttatcATTAATGACGATAATAATGGTAGCCGCGTCAATAGCGAGCTTACTAAATTGGTCGGACAGTTACCACCTGCTATACAAGCTCTCACTGGAGTTGATTTGTCTCAGGTAAACATTACtcagtgaaataattttttagttcAGGATCCTTTCACTCGATTAGTATactattttcattattttcagGCACTTGGAAAGATACCTGGAGCACAAATTGCGTGAATATTGTTAAAACCTATTCTTGTATATAATCAATGTATGTGTAATAACTAGCCATAGTGGTCTTATTATTTCTTCCAGTCATGTGGAGTCGTGATAACGGGTCAATAATATTAGGTTCGCATAACACTTGCGTATATGACATGCAAGACTGGAGTTTTAATAGGTTCCAGGCGGCGCATCCTTTGTCCACCTGCTAATCTTCGTCTTTGCTCAGGTTCACATTATAGTGCTAAACTTGTGTGTCAGTC is a window encoding:
- the LOC130622954 gene encoding TM2 domain-containing protein 1-like, whose product is MLFYALVLVLPITSCLQCDKLLMGQFFCNLPEIDIETQAEKGCAKNKTVKVECRLAEGIFCDEAINTGNYSKFFKDAPCRYVDGKSFNTALLLSIFLGVFGIDRFYLGYPAIGIFKFCTLGFFMIFQFIDVVLIATQVLKPADGSDYVMDYFGHRLTRIVLNNDTYCLPP
- the LOC130622953 gene encoding flotillin-2-like, encoding MGNIYTVGPNEALVVSGGCFGQRVKRTIVGGWAWAWACVSDVQSISLEIMTLNPRCDSVETAKGVAVTVTGVAQVKVIKEDDLLKTACEQFLGRNPKEIEDILLQTLEGHLRAILGTLTVEEIYKDRDTFAQLVREVASPDVGRMGIEILSFTIKDIVDNVNYLDSLGKTQTAVVKKEADIGVAEANRDAGIREAECDKDRQDARFKADTSIADSSREYQMQKAVYDQEVNTKKAEAELAYELQAAKERQRIRNEEIEIEVIERRKLIQVEDKEIERRDRELQATVKSPAEAESYKVQALAEAAKTKKVLAAQADAEKIKMIGAAEAAAIEAIGKAEAERMRQKAAAYKQYGDAALMSLILEAMPKIAAEIAAPLEKTKEIVIINDDNNGSRVNSELTKLVGQLPPAIQALTGVDLSQALGKIPGAQIA